One window of the Solanum stenotomum isolate F172 chromosome 11, ASM1918654v1, whole genome shotgun sequence genome contains the following:
- the LOC125845770 gene encoding uncharacterized protein LOC125845770, with the protein MKPPTFHEVRVTHLKKEVEKVEKIVDEHKVQWTKFGCSIMMDKWKAPNGKMIINILVNSPIGSVFLGSVDASNESTDSIKIYKLFESTIERIGPRNIVQIVTDNASENVKAGSMMMGVYPHIYWTPCAIHCINLMFGDIFKVNPYASVFIKAIKIHSYISKAIDDELDEKIHQGKKFGETGQDKICNCQFNFESYFWSDVVRALTICGRGLLTTVLHLVDGEKKPPMVYIYEAMNRAKETTARGFHGVKKQYEKVFEIIDARWSDQLHPPLHVVGHVLNPGLFYKAQEEETLLTTLWDEY; encoded by the exons ATGAAGCCTCCTACATTCCATGAAGTTAGAGTTACTCACCTAAAAAAAGAGGTGGAGAAAGTGGAAAAAATTGTTGATGAGCATAAAGTGCAATGGACAAAGTTTGGATGTTCCATTATGATGGACAAATGGAAGGCACCAAATGGTAAAATGATCATCAATATTTTGGTGAATTCTCCAATCGGTAGTGTATTTCTTGGTTCTGTTGATGCTAGCAATGAATCTACTGATTCCATCAAAATATACAAGTTGTTTGAAAGCACTATTGAAAGAATTGGACCGAGAAATATTGTACAAATTGTTACCGATAATGCTAGTGAGAATGTTAAAGCGGGAAGCATGATGATGGGTGTGTACCCACACATTTATTGGACTCCATGTGCTATTCATTGCATCAACTTGATGTTTGGTGACATATTCAAGGTTAATCCATATGCTTCCG TTTTTATAAAGGCCATCAAAATCCATTCTTACATTTCAAAGGCCATTGATGATGAACTTGATGAGAAAATTCACCAAGGAAAGAAATTTGGTGAAACTGGCCAAGACAAGATTTGCAACTGCCAATTTAACTTTGAGAGCTAT TTTTGGAGTGATGTTGTTCGAGCACTTACAATTTGTGGCCGTGGCCTTTTGACAACAGTCCTTCATTTGGTAGATGGGGAGAAAAAACCACCAATGGTCTATATTTATGAAGCAATGAATAGAGCCAAAGAAACTACTGCACGGGGTTTCCATGGAGTTAAGAAGCAATATGAGAAAGTGTTTGAAATTATTGATGCAAGGTGGTCAGACCAACTCCATCCGCCTTTGCATGTTGTAGGCCATGTCTTGAACCCAGGATTGTTTTATAAAGCTCAAGAAGAGGAAACTTTACTAACGACTCTCTGGGATGAGTATTAG